The Microbacterium foliorum genome has a window encoding:
- a CDS encoding ABC transporter ATP-binding protein, which yields MTEAHTLTAESVTLAYGDRTIIDGLDLAIAPGKITTIVGANGCGKSTLLRALARLLSPTAGQIVLDGTSVHTRPTKEVARILGLLPQSPVAPEGIAVADLVGRGRHPHQKMLARWSAHDYEVVADALAATGTTDLADRSVDELSGGQRQRVWIAMALAQETDILLLDEPTTFLDVAHQVEVLDLLTDLSVSRGTTIVMVLHDLNLAARYSDELVAMKEGRVHATGAPQDVVTAQLVEEVFDLANQITTDPVSGKPMVTPIGRHHVR from the coding sequence GTGACCGAGGCGCACACACTGACGGCGGAGTCCGTCACCCTCGCCTACGGCGACCGCACGATCATCGACGGGCTCGACCTCGCGATCGCTCCGGGCAAGATCACGACGATCGTCGGAGCGAACGGATGCGGCAAGTCGACGCTGCTGCGTGCGCTCGCCCGACTTCTGTCGCCCACGGCCGGGCAGATCGTGCTCGACGGCACGTCCGTGCACACGCGTCCGACCAAGGAGGTCGCACGCATCCTCGGGCTCCTGCCGCAGTCGCCGGTCGCCCCCGAGGGGATCGCCGTCGCCGACCTGGTCGGTCGCGGTCGGCACCCGCACCAGAAGATGCTGGCCCGCTGGAGCGCGCACGACTACGAGGTCGTGGCGGATGCCCTGGCCGCGACCGGCACGACGGATCTCGCCGACCGCAGTGTCGATGAGCTCTCGGGTGGTCAGCGCCAGCGCGTCTGGATCGCGATGGCGCTCGCGCAGGAGACCGACATCCTGCTCCTCGACGAGCCGACCACGTTCCTCGACGTCGCGCACCAGGTCGAGGTGCTCGACCTGCTCACCGACCTGAGCGTCTCGCGCGGCACCACCATCGTCATGGTGCTGCACGACCTCAACCTGGCCGCGCGCTATTCCGACGAGCTCGTCGCGATGAAGGAGGGCAGGGTGCACGCCACCGGCGCTCCGCAGGACGTCGTGACGGCCCAGCTCGTCGAAGAGGTCTTCGACCTCGCCAATCAGATCACCACGGACCCGGTCTCCGGGAAGCCGATGGTCACACCTATCGGGAGGCATCATGTCCGCTGA
- a CDS encoding siderophore-interacting protein, protein MSAETTTERPTYVLARAEVRGVARVSPNFVRVTFGGDDLFEFATPGDVFDSRIKLVFPPASGILPDLDRDTDDWWGSFLAVPEGERGSMRTYSVRELRVTDAGTEVDVDFVLHLAPGLTGPASLWASAAEVGQELFLVGPRRGVAAAAHGGAEYEPGSASSVVLVGDETAAPAIARILEDAPSDLRGCAFIEVPSPADVLRIDAPVGVEVRWLPRDIGEPHGVRLIPAVLGYLGDADAADEIDVKDIESEDLLWETPDYSGLGEDIAATDAPAERYFWIAGESGVVTTLRRHLVKDLGIDRGQVAFMGYWRRGVAMRG, encoded by the coding sequence ATGTCCGCTGAGACCACCACCGAACGTCCCACCTACGTGCTGGCGCGTGCCGAGGTGCGCGGCGTCGCCCGGGTCTCACCGAACTTCGTGCGCGTGACCTTCGGAGGCGACGACCTGTTCGAGTTCGCCACCCCGGGCGACGTCTTCGACTCCCGGATCAAGCTGGTCTTCCCGCCGGCATCCGGCATCCTGCCCGATCTCGACCGTGACACGGACGACTGGTGGGGATCCTTCCTCGCGGTTCCCGAGGGCGAGCGCGGATCCATGCGCACCTACTCGGTGCGCGAGCTGCGCGTGACCGACGCGGGCACCGAGGTCGATGTCGACTTCGTGCTGCACCTCGCTCCCGGGCTCACCGGACCCGCGTCGCTGTGGGCCAGTGCGGCCGAGGTGGGCCAGGAGCTGTTCCTCGTCGGGCCGCGTCGAGGCGTGGCCGCGGCAGCTCACGGCGGAGCCGAGTACGAGCCGGGCTCGGCCTCCTCGGTCGTGCTCGTGGGTGACGAGACCGCCGCTCCGGCGATCGCCCGAATCCTCGAAGACGCCCCGAGCGACCTGCGCGGCTGCGCGTTCATCGAGGTTCCCTCGCCCGCCGATGTCTTGCGCATCGACGCCCCCGTCGGTGTCGAGGTGCGCTGGCTGCCGCGCGACATCGGCGAACCCCACGGCGTGCGTCTGATCCCCGCCGTGCTCGGCTACCTCGGAGACGCGGATGCCGCCGACGAGATCGACGTGAAGGACATCGAGTCCGAAGACCTGCTCTGGGAGACGCCCGACTACTCGGGGCTCGGCGAGGACATCGCCGCGACGGATGCTCCCGCGGAGCGCTACTTCTGGATCGCCGGCGAGAGCGGCGTCGTCACGACGCTGCGCCGCCACCTGGTCAAGGACCTCGGCATCGACCGCGGGCAGGTGGCCTTCATGGGCTACTGGCGCCGCGGCGTCGCCATGCGCGGCTGA
- a CDS encoding FecCD family ABC transporter permease yields MTPGADRARTQVDAIIAGRRSRHRRHSVATIVLGVLLVALFTTALMIGNTFYPLDAVIRVILGDTVPGASFTVGELRLPRAILGILAGFAFGIAGVSFQTLLRNPLASPDIIGISNGAGAAAVVGIVVLSLDGPLVSLFALAGAIVTAGVIYLLSIKNGFAGTRLILIGIGVAAMLQSVISYVLSRAASWDIQTAMQWLTGSLNNASWERVMPLAIASLVIVPLMLLQGRALGAMQLGDDSASGLGVRVNTTRLLYILGAVALLAFATAATGPIAFVAFMAGPIAARITGPGANLLVPSAFIGAVLVLGGDLLGQFAFGDRYPVGVITGVLGAPYLIYLLIRTNRSGGSL; encoded by the coding sequence ATGACCCCGGGTGCCGACCGCGCGCGCACGCAGGTCGACGCGATCATCGCCGGGCGTCGATCCCGCCATCGTCGTCACTCCGTCGCCACGATCGTGCTCGGCGTTCTGCTGGTCGCGCTCTTCACGACAGCGCTGATGATCGGCAACACCTTCTATCCGCTCGATGCGGTGATCCGCGTCATCCTCGGCGACACCGTGCCCGGCGCATCGTTCACGGTCGGCGAGCTGCGGCTGCCCCGGGCGATCCTCGGCATCCTCGCCGGCTTCGCGTTCGGCATCGCGGGTGTGTCGTTCCAGACCCTGCTGCGCAATCCGCTCGCCTCCCCCGACATCATCGGCATCTCGAACGGCGCGGGTGCCGCGGCCGTCGTCGGCATCGTCGTGCTGTCGCTCGACGGGCCCCTCGTCTCGCTGTTCGCCCTCGCCGGCGCGATCGTGACCGCGGGGGTCATCTACCTGCTGTCGATCAAGAACGGCTTCGCCGGCACCCGCCTGATCCTCATCGGGATCGGCGTCGCCGCGATGCTGCAGAGCGTGATCTCGTACGTGCTGTCGCGGGCGGCGAGCTGGGACATCCAAACCGCCATGCAGTGGCTCACCGGCAGCCTGAACAACGCCTCCTGGGAACGAGTGATGCCGCTGGCCATCGCGTCTCTCGTGATCGTGCCGCTCATGCTGCTGCAGGGGCGCGCGCTCGGCGCGATGCAGCTGGGCGACGACTCGGCCTCCGGGCTCGGCGTGCGGGTCAACACCACGCGCCTGCTCTACATCCTCGGGGCGGTCGCCCTGCTGGCCTTCGCCACCGCGGCGACCGGTCCCATCGCGTTCGTCGCCTTCATGGCCGGACCCATCGCCGCCCGCATCACCGGTCCCGGTGCGAACCTGCTGGTGCCCAGTGCGTTCATCGGCGCGGTGCTGGTGCTGGGCGGCGACCTGCTGGGGCAGTTCGCGTTCGGCGACCGCTACCCGGTCGGCGTCATCACCGGCGTGCTCGGCGCCCCCTATCTGATCTATCTGCTCATCCGCACCAACCGCTCGGGAGGTTCCCTGTGA
- a CDS encoding FecCD family ABC transporter permease → MPGTAHLRRPAWARSLWLLVGVGVVLVLCVLSICFGVRAVSIDDVFAALAGQDDTLAQAAIIKRLPRTLLAILVGAALALSGATMQAVTRNPIADPGILGVSNGASLAVVIGLAFLGLTDAYSQMALAIVGAALAAVFVYTVGSLGRGGATPLKLALAGAATSAAFASLISAVMLPRVDLLQSFQSWQIGGVGGAEWPRIAITAPVLALGALICFLSARGMNSLALGDDMAKGLGEHVFRTRLMSAVGAVILAGAATAIAGPIGFVGLVIPHVCRMLIGTDHRWLLPFSAVAGAALLLASDVVGRVISPSSEEIQVGIITAIIGAPFFIWIVRRQKVREL, encoded by the coding sequence ATGCCGGGCACCGCACACCTGCGGCGCCCGGCGTGGGCGCGCTCGCTCTGGCTGCTCGTCGGAGTGGGCGTCGTGCTCGTGCTCTGCGTCCTGTCGATCTGCTTCGGCGTGCGCGCGGTGAGCATCGACGACGTCTTCGCCGCGCTCGCAGGTCAGGATGACACGCTCGCCCAGGCCGCGATCATCAAGCGCCTCCCGCGCACCCTGCTCGCGATCCTCGTCGGCGCGGCCCTCGCACTGTCGGGCGCGACCATGCAGGCGGTCACCCGCAACCCCATCGCCGACCCCGGCATCCTCGGCGTCTCGAACGGCGCCTCGCTGGCCGTCGTGATCGGACTCGCCTTCCTCGGCCTCACTGACGCATACAGCCAGATGGCATTGGCGATCGTCGGCGCGGCCCTCGCCGCCGTGTTCGTCTACACAGTCGGGTCGCTCGGCAGAGGCGGTGCCACCCCCCTCAAGCTCGCCCTCGCGGGCGCGGCGACCTCTGCCGCCTTCGCCTCGCTCATCAGCGCGGTCATGCTGCCCCGCGTCGACCTGCTGCAGTCGTTCCAGTCCTGGCAGATCGGCGGAGTCGGCGGCGCGGAATGGCCGCGCATCGCGATCACCGCTCCCGTGCTCGCGCTCGGGGCGCTGATCTGCTTCCTCAGCGCACGCGGCATGAACTCCCTCGCGCTCGGCGACGACATGGCGAAGGGGCTCGGCGAGCACGTGTTCCGCACGCGGCTGATGTCGGCCGTCGGCGCGGTGATCCTCGCCGGAGCCGCCACCGCGATCGCCGGTCCGATCGGATTCGTCGGCCTCGTGATCCCGCACGTGTGCCGGATGCTGATCGGCACCGACCACCGCTGGCTGCTGCCATTCTCGGCCGTCGCCGGAGCCGCGCTCCTGCTCGCGAGCGACGTCGTCGGCCGCGTGATCTCCCCCTCGTCGGAGGAGATCCAGGTCGGCATCATCACCGCGATCATCGGCGCCCCGTTCTTCATCTGGATCGTCCGCCGCCAGAAGGTGCGTGAACTGTGA
- a CDS encoding SDR family NAD(P)-dependent oxidoreductase, which yields MTSPQRWFITGSSRGLGRALTTAALDAGHAVVATVRGDHALPDHDRLTVMTLDVRDREAAHETVQRAADLLGGIDVLVNNAGHGMIGALEEASEEDVRTIVDTNLLGPLWLSQAVVPIMRRQGGGDIVQISTVGAVGTMPMLGLYNSTKWGLDAFSEAMAAEVERFGIRVSLIQPGALDTEWAGASMRFSTPLRAYDEQRIEMFGTADVPWPAGEPSGGTTPEDAARVILARVAAPDDPRLRVLVGDDAPDQVAAALELRRQDYALDPRFPSA from the coding sequence ATGACTTCACCGCAGAGATGGTTCATCACCGGCAGCAGTCGGGGCCTCGGGCGAGCGCTCACCACTGCCGCCCTCGACGCGGGTCACGCCGTCGTGGCGACGGTCAGGGGCGACCACGCGCTGCCTGACCATGACCGGCTGACCGTGATGACCCTCGACGTTCGCGACCGCGAAGCGGCGCACGAGACCGTTCAGCGTGCCGCCGACCTGCTCGGAGGAATCGACGTGCTCGTCAACAACGCGGGTCACGGCATGATCGGAGCGCTCGAAGAGGCATCGGAGGAGGACGTCCGGACGATCGTCGACACGAACCTGCTCGGCCCCCTCTGGCTGAGTCAGGCCGTCGTCCCGATCATGCGTCGCCAGGGTGGCGGAGACATCGTGCAGATCTCGACAGTGGGAGCCGTCGGGACCATGCCGATGCTCGGACTCTACAACTCCACGAAATGGGGCCTCGACGCATTCAGCGAGGCGATGGCGGCAGAGGTCGAGCGATTCGGCATCCGAGTCTCGCTGATCCAGCCGGGCGCACTCGACACGGAGTGGGCCGGTGCGAGCATGCGATTCAGTACGCCCCTGCGTGCGTACGACGAGCAGCGGATCGAGATGTTCGGCACCGCGGACGTTCCCTGGCCTGCAGGCGAGCCGAGCGGCGGCACGACACCCGAGGATGCCGCACGGGTGATCCTCGCCCGAGTCGCGGCACCAGACGACCCACGGCTTCGCGTGCTCGTCGGCGACGACGCTCCCGACCAGGTCGCAGCGGCGCTCGAGCTGCGGCGCCAGGACTACGCTCTCGACCCGCGCTTCCCGAGCGCGTGA
- a CDS encoding iron-siderophore ABC transporter substrate-binding protein has translation MRTSRLLAAGVAAALAIGLTACATSSNDNASDSAGGNPADDSAFPVTIEHVYGETTIESKPERVATVAWANHEVPLALGIVPVGMSKATWGDDDDNGILPWVEDKLDELGADEPVLFDESDGIDYEAVADTNPDVILAAYSGLTQEEYDTLSKIAPVVAYPEVAWGTPVDEMIEMNSKALGLEEQGDALIEELHADAAKALEENSALKGKKVLFAYFEPGDLSQVGYYTAVDTRPGYLHDDLGLPLPKLVEDNEDSEEFSLLVSAEEADKFDDVDVFVTYGDDSTLAMLQGDLLLSKIPAVAAGNVVILPNSTPLAASANPSPLSIQWGLSDYLALLASPFTK, from the coding sequence GTGCGCACCTCTCGTCTCCTCGCCGCCGGTGTCGCCGCGGCACTCGCCATCGGCCTCACCGCCTGCGCGACCTCCTCGAACGACAACGCGTCGGACTCGGCGGGCGGCAACCCCGCCGACGACAGCGCGTTCCCCGTGACGATCGAGCACGTGTACGGCGAGACCACGATCGAGTCGAAGCCCGAGCGCGTCGCGACGGTCGCCTGGGCGAACCACGAGGTTCCGCTGGCCCTCGGCATCGTGCCGGTCGGGATGAGCAAGGCGACCTGGGGCGATGACGACGACAACGGCATCCTCCCCTGGGTCGAGGACAAGCTCGACGAGCTCGGCGCCGACGAGCCGGTGCTGTTCGACGAGTCCGACGGCATCGACTACGAGGCCGTGGCCGACACGAACCCCGACGTCATCCTCGCGGCATACTCCGGACTGACGCAGGAGGAGTACGACACCCTCTCGAAGATCGCCCCGGTCGTCGCCTACCCCGAGGTCGCCTGGGGCACTCCGGTCGACGAGATGATCGAGATGAACTCGAAGGCTCTCGGACTCGAAGAGCAGGGTGACGCTCTGATCGAGGAGCTGCACGCCGACGCCGCGAAGGCGCTCGAGGAGAACTCCGCACTCAAGGGCAAGAAGGTGCTGTTCGCCTACTTCGAGCCGGGCGACCTCAGCCAGGTCGGCTACTACACCGCCGTCGACACGCGCCCCGGCTACCTGCACGACGACCTCGGTCTGCCGCTGCCGAAGCTCGTCGAGGACAACGAGGACAGCGAAGAGTTCTCGCTTCTGGTCAGCGCCGAAGAGGCCGACAAGTTCGACGACGTGGACGTCTTCGTCACGTATGGTGACGACTCGACGCTCGCGATGCTGCAGGGCGACCTGCTGCTGTCGAAGATCCCGGCCGTCGCCGCCGGCAACGTCGTCATCCTCCCGAACTCGACTCCGCTCGCCGCATCGGCGAACCCGTCGCCGCTGTCGATCCAATGGGGTCTGTCGGACTACCTCGCCCTGCTGGCGTCGCCGTTCACGAAGTGA
- a CDS encoding GrpB family protein, whose product MGDEENPAALVEHQPSWPRRASRLLSEIRDALAGLTGGETAALDHIGSTAVPGLPAKPFLDLQLRISPLPGEADLCGRLDRLGFVRARGARPDSPGVDRDIPRGSAQADPAVWEKLLFWHEDEHAILHVRRADSPWGLYTIWFRDWLRASPEARHRYETEKRRLSAEQRGKADYDDYTRAKTEFFDQVQSEFETWSSNRP is encoded by the coding sequence GTGGGCGACGAGGAGAATCCGGCGGCGTTGGTCGAGCACCAGCCCTCGTGGCCGCGGCGGGCCTCTCGCCTGCTGTCGGAGATCAGAGATGCCCTCGCCGGCTTGACCGGCGGCGAGACCGCAGCGCTCGACCACATCGGATCGACGGCCGTGCCGGGGTTGCCCGCGAAGCCGTTCCTCGACCTGCAGCTGCGCATCTCCCCTCTTCCCGGCGAAGCCGACCTCTGTGGCCGACTCGATCGGCTCGGCTTCGTGCGTGCTCGCGGTGCACGGCCCGACTCACCCGGGGTCGACCGTGACATCCCTCGAGGTTCCGCTCAGGCAGACCCCGCCGTATGGGAGAAGCTCCTGTTCTGGCACGAGGACGAACACGCGATCCTTCATGTGCGACGTGCGGACTCCCCGTGGGGTCTGTACACGATCTGGTTCCGAGACTGGCTGCGGGCCAGTCCCGAGGCCAGGCACCGCTACGAGACCGAGAAGCGGAGGCTCAGCGCCGAGCAGCGAGGCAAAGCCGACTACGACGATTACACGCGGGCGAAGACGGAGTTCTTTGACCAGGTGCAATCCGAGTTCGAAACGTGGTCGTCGAACCGGCCGTGA
- a CDS encoding TetR/AcrR family transcriptional regulator: MARERTRTKVHAAALSLAGERPVAAITMEGIAARAGVSKQTLYRSWSSTGEILFDALLARSLDENGRVTVPNSGDLAVDLTALATGMIDELADPTQERLLRALTAELQSDDALAAQFRAALLEPQLSGISERLRQASVPAPEDVAELFVGPIFHRWLLRSRSFDAEWVAAHVERVLRSAGAR, from the coding sequence ATGGCCCGTGAACGAACCCGCACCAAGGTCCACGCGGCTGCGCTCTCTCTGGCCGGCGAGCGTCCGGTGGCGGCGATCACGATGGAGGGGATCGCCGCACGAGCAGGAGTCAGCAAACAGACCCTCTATCGGTCATGGTCCTCGACGGGCGAGATCCTCTTCGACGCACTCCTGGCTCGCAGCCTCGACGAGAACGGCAGAGTCACCGTGCCGAACTCGGGTGATCTCGCCGTCGACCTCACGGCGCTCGCCACCGGCATGATCGATGAGCTGGCCGATCCCACGCAGGAGCGGCTGCTCAGAGCCCTCACCGCTGAGCTGCAGTCGGACGACGCCCTTGCCGCGCAGTTTCGAGCCGCGCTGCTCGAGCCGCAGCTGAGCGGGATCTCCGAGCGCCTGCGCCAGGCGAGCGTGCCGGCCCCGGAAGACGTGGCAGAGCTGTTCGTCGGACCGATCTTCCACCGCTGGTTGCTGCGCAGCCGATCGTTCGATGCGGAATGGGTCGCCGCTCATGTCGAGCGCGTCCTGCGAAGCGCCGGCGCGCGGTGA
- a CDS encoding alpha/beta fold hydrolase → MTQHTLDLPEVDLVYDVHGPLPTADGRAPLMMIGQPMDASGFQAQVALFDDRTVVTYDPRGLGRSVRKDGKATNEPEVQAEDVHAIIEALGVGPVDMLASSGGAVTALALVTAHPHDIATLVAHEPPIDSVLPDADAVHRARVAYTRAYQERGWGAGMAAFVAMTSWEGEVTDEYLSRPAPDPAAFGMPIEDDGRRDDPLLSELSWAIPLYVPDLDALKAAPTRVVIAVGEESVKGYTGRTAIALAERLGQQATVFPSHHGGFMGGEFGYAGQPEAFAAKLRGVLDGS, encoded by the coding sequence ATGACGCAGCACACGCTCGATCTCCCCGAAGTCGACCTCGTCTACGACGTGCACGGGCCGCTCCCGACAGCCGATGGTCGCGCTCCGCTGATGATGATCGGCCAGCCGATGGACGCGAGCGGATTCCAGGCCCAGGTGGCGCTGTTCGACGACCGCACGGTCGTGACGTACGACCCGCGAGGCCTCGGCCGCAGCGTGCGCAAGGACGGCAAGGCCACGAACGAGCCCGAGGTCCAGGCGGAAGACGTCCATGCGATCATCGAGGCCCTCGGTGTCGGACCCGTCGACATGCTCGCCAGCAGCGGCGGCGCGGTGACCGCGCTCGCTCTGGTGACCGCGCACCCGCACGACATCGCGACCCTGGTCGCGCACGAGCCGCCGATCGACAGCGTGCTGCCGGATGCCGACGCAGTGCATCGCGCCAGAGTGGCCTATACCCGGGCGTACCAGGAGCGCGGATGGGGTGCCGGGATGGCGGCCTTCGTCGCGATGACATCGTGGGAGGGCGAGGTCACCGACGAGTATCTCTCCCGGCCTGCGCCCGATCCCGCTGCGTTCGGCATGCCGATCGAGGATGACGGCAGACGGGACGACCCACTGCTGTCCGAGCTCTCGTGGGCGATTCCCCTCTATGTGCCGGATCTCGATGCGCTGAAAGCGGCGCCGACCAGGGTGGTCATCGCCGTCGGCGAGGAGTCGGTGAAGGGCTACACCGGACGTACCGCGATCGCCCTGGCCGAGCGGCTCGGGCAGCAGGCGACGGTCTTCCCCAGTCACCACGGCGGGTTCATGGGCGGCGAGTTCGGCTATGCCGGCCAGCCCGAGGCCTTCGCAGCGAAGCTCCGCGGGGTGCTGGACGGGTCGTGA